A genomic region of Mycobacterium senriense contains the following coding sequences:
- a CDS encoding DoxX family protein, which produces MMNGLDQRLTRYAPAVLSLFRCVYGLLFAAYGSRSLFDWPVRSPVHIGFGVWPEWYAGVIEIGAGLLIASGLFTRAVAFVASGEMAVAYFAIHQPKALWPVADPPAGNGGALAILFCFAFFLLVFSGGGAYSLDALRRKAYS; this is translated from the coding sequence GTGATGAATGGGCTCGACCAGAGACTGACCCGCTACGCCCCTGCCGTGCTCAGCCTGTTTCGATGCGTCTACGGTTTGCTCTTCGCCGCATACGGGTCGAGGAGCCTCTTTGACTGGCCGGTCCGCTCGCCCGTTCATATCGGGTTCGGCGTCTGGCCCGAGTGGTACGCCGGAGTGATCGAAATCGGCGCGGGTCTGCTCATCGCAAGCGGGTTGTTCACCCGCGCCGTGGCGTTCGTCGCGTCGGGGGAGATGGCGGTCGCTTACTTCGCGATTCATCAACCCAAGGCGCTTTGGCCCGTCGCCGATCCGCCCGCCGGCAACGGTGGGGCCTTGGCGATCCTGTTCTGCTTCGCCTTCTTCCTGCTGGTCTTCTCCGGCGGCGGCGCCTATTCGCTCGATGCGCTGCGCCGAAAGGCGTACAGCTGA